One window of Mucilaginibacter inviolabilis genomic DNA carries:
- a CDS encoding FecR family protein, producing the protein MNTKESAEIKALLQKYQADECTPTERARVEAWLEQLGKTSLTGITPSAEERILNRIRKRVIKGIPSRATDRKIYVLQYLKVAALLLLVPGGFLLYSKWQQPAPQALQQYSTARGERKVLTLPDSTIVTLNSSSVLTISADFGEKKRIVKLTGEGFFHVKHDAARPFIVSTGNIQTQVLGTQFNVHAYTNESEYKIAVVSGMVSVGEKMAANKVVAMGKVLTRNLMLVYNLKAHQHYIKTVDADKLSAWQNGQLYFDEASIPEITSTLSRMYNIDVQLQDKPGRNCKYTIGFNSQPLDKVLHVLSQLTGITYQYTNHKVFIQSQNCH; encoded by the coding sequence ATGAACACAAAAGAATCTGCAGAGATCAAAGCACTATTACAAAAGTACCAGGCGGACGAATGTACACCCACCGAACGGGCCCGTGTAGAGGCCTGGTTAGAACAATTGGGTAAAACCTCCCTAACAGGTATCACCCCGTCGGCAGAAGAGCGCATTTTAAACCGTATCCGGAAACGGGTAATCAAAGGCATACCATCACGGGCTACCGATCGGAAAATTTATGTACTCCAATATCTAAAAGTAGCCGCACTGTTATTGCTGGTGCCCGGCGGCTTTTTACTATATTCCAAATGGCAGCAACCAGCCCCGCAGGCCTTGCAGCAATATTCTACAGCGCGCGGCGAGCGTAAGGTGCTCACCCTGCCCGATAGCACCATTGTAACGCTCAACTCTTCATCAGTTTTAACCATCAGCGCCGATTTTGGCGAAAAAAAACGGATAGTAAAACTCACAGGCGAAGGCTTTTTTCATGTAAAGCATGATGCCGCCAGGCCTTTTATTGTAAGTACCGGCAATATACAAACCCAGGTGTTGGGAACCCAGTTTAACGTGCATGCTTATACTAACGAAAGCGAGTATAAAATAGCCGTTGTAAGCGGTATGGTAAGCGTTGGCGAAAAAATGGCTGCCAATAAAGTGGTTGCTATGGGTAAAGTACTCACCCGCAACTTGATGCTGGTTTATAACCTTAAAGCACACCAGCATTATATTAAAACCGTTGATGCCGACAAGCTGAGCGCCTGGCAAAACGGGCAACTTTATTTTGACGAAGCCTCTATTCCCGAAATAACTTCAACACTATCCAGAATGTATAATATAGATGTGCAGCTGCAGGATAAACCCGGCCGCAACTGCAAATATACCATTGGTTTTAACAGCCAGCCTTTAGATAAAGTGCTCCACGTGTTAAGTCAGCTTACAGGCATTACCTATCAGTACACCAACCATAAAGTTTTTATCCAATCACAAAATTGCCATTAA
- a CDS encoding RNA polymerase sigma factor, which produces MMRGRFISDTDLLTRLQDDDEQALLVLMQRYDKALFRYILSKTGSLETSEEAVQDIFISLWHNRYAVVINDTLSPYLFKAAKNKTIDFYLTGSKKIAHFETLLPDYEHLVSPSPENEVIGAELEDWLSSEVDKMPDNVRDVFKLSRVEQLPVKEIAGRLALSEQTVKNNLTIALKRLQLRLKRMESFPLFLIVVKVMLHLK; this is translated from the coding sequence ATGATGCGTGGCAGGTTTATTTCGGATACTGATTTACTGACCCGGCTTCAGGACGATGATGAACAGGCTTTACTGGTGCTGATGCAACGGTACGATAAGGCCCTTTTTCGATATATACTCTCCAAAACCGGCTCGCTCGAAACTTCGGAAGAGGCTGTACAGGATATCTTTATTTCTCTTTGGCATAACCGCTACGCCGTGGTTATCAACGATACGCTTTCTCCTTACTTATTTAAGGCTGCCAAAAATAAAACCATTGATTTTTATCTTACCGGCAGTAAAAAAATAGCCCATTTTGAAACCTTGCTGCCTGATTATGAGCACCTGGTGTCCCCATCACCGGAGAATGAAGTTATTGGAGCCGAACTGGAAGACTGGCTAAGCTCCGAAGTAGATAAAATGCCCGACAATGTGCGCGATGTATTTAAATTGAGCAGGGTGGAGCAATTGCCGGTTAAAGAAATTGCGGGTCGTCTGGCCTTGTCCGAGCAAACAGTTAAAAACAACCTCACCATAGCGCTGAAACGCCTGCAGCTGCGATTAAAACGGATGGAAAGCTTTCCGTTGTTTTTAATTGTAGTGAAGGTTATGCTCCATCTTAAATAA
- a CDS encoding acyltransferase family protein, with protein sequence MNNNELATKPHYPILDGLRGVAAIIVVTFHLTEPLSTSHLDNLVNHGYLAVDLFFLLSGFVIGYAYDDRWHKMTVGSFFKRRIERLQPMVVLGMTLGAIGFYFTDSTLWPLIHTIPVWKMLLVMLIGYTILPVPLSLDIRGWEEMHPLNSVGWSLFFEYIANILYAVWIRKFSKTALIILVGIAAIVLAHLAITNGDVSGGWTLNVEQVSIGLTRTMYPFFAGLLLSRIAKPTQIKNAFFWCSLLVVIVLYMPRIGGAGHVWMNGIYESVCIIIVFPLIVYLGASGVIQTQKENRICKFLGDISYPLYLVHYPLVYFYVAWISNHKGITIAQTWPYALLILTGSIVLAYAALKWYDEPVRKWLRKKLA encoded by the coding sequence ATGAACAATAATGAGCTGGCCACCAAGCCACACTATCCCATATTAGACGGTCTTCGCGGTGTCGCAGCCATAATTGTTGTAACATTTCATCTAACCGAGCCCTTGTCAACCAGTCATTTAGATAATCTCGTCAATCACGGTTACCTGGCTGTCGACCTTTTCTTTTTATTATCAGGTTTTGTGATTGGCTATGCCTATGACGACCGCTGGCATAAAATGACCGTCGGCAGTTTTTTTAAACGCCGTATCGAACGTCTTCAACCAATGGTGGTTTTGGGAATGACCCTCGGCGCTATCGGGTTTTATTTTACAGATTCTACGTTATGGCCGCTCATTCATACTATTCCTGTTTGGAAGATGCTGCTGGTAATGCTTATCGGTTATACTATCCTTCCGGTACCGTTATCGCTTGATATACGCGGCTGGGAAGAGATGCACCCGCTCAATAGTGTGGGCTGGTCATTGTTCTTTGAATACATTGCCAATATTCTTTACGCTGTCTGGATCAGAAAGTTTTCCAAAACGGCATTAATTATTTTAGTCGGCATTGCTGCTATCGTACTCGCCCATCTGGCAATCACAAATGGCGATGTTAGCGGTGGCTGGACACTGAATGTAGAACAGGTAAGCATAGGGCTAACCCGTACGATGTACCCATTCTTTGCCGGTTTGTTACTTTCACGTATAGCAAAGCCAACCCAAATTAAAAATGCCTTTTTCTGGTGCAGTCTTTTAGTAGTTATTGTACTTTATATGCCGCGCATTGGTGGCGCGGGGCATGTTTGGATGAATGGAATATATGAATCTGTTTGTATCATCATCGTTTTCCCGCTTATAGTATACCTTGGCGCCAGCGGCGTTATACAAACTCAAAAAGAGAACAGGATATGCAAGTTTTTGGGTGATATATCTTACCCGCTTTATCTGGTACATTACCCACTGGTTTATTTTTATGTTGCCTGGATCAGTAACCATAAGGGGATAACTATTGCGCAGACATGGCCTTATGCGTTGCTTATTTTAACAGGTAGTATCGTTTTGGCCTATGCCGCATTGAAATGGTATGATGAGCCGGTTCGCAAATGGTTGCGAAAAAAGCTTGCATAG
- a CDS encoding DUF4249 domain-containing protein yields the protein MHTIRFSAILMITLGLLSSCDKVIDLKLNNSTPQTVIEGTVSNEAGGAKVSISRSQNFYDETSFTGISGAQVTVDVDGTAYNFDPTAAGVYQNSTLIGIPGHTYHLTVKLNDKTYTSTSTMPQIVKLDSIYVVDDEFGTNKDKTKLRVATVKYQDPANQQNYYRFIEYIDGRKEKSLFVDDDEFTNGQTVNSRLNFNNDNDDPAREIRTGKHLMIEMECIDAAVYKYFFSLNSNSTGSGNSAAPSNPTSNITGGALGYFSAYPITRKTITVPAN from the coding sequence ATGCATACCATACGTTTTTCGGCTATATTGATGATCACACTGGGGCTGTTGAGCTCCTGCGATAAGGTTATCGACCTGAAATTGAATAACAGCACTCCCCAAACAGTAATAGAGGGTACAGTAAGTAATGAAGCCGGCGGTGCTAAAGTATCTATAAGCCGGTCGCAAAATTTTTACGACGAAACTTCTTTTACAGGCATCAGCGGCGCGCAGGTTACTGTTGATGTGGACGGTACAGCTTATAATTTTGATCCGACTGCTGCAGGCGTATACCAAAACAGCACCCTTATTGGTATACCAGGGCACACCTATCATTTAACAGTTAAGTTAAATGATAAAACCTATACCTCAACCAGTACCATGCCCCAGATTGTTAAACTGGATAGTATTTATGTAGTTGATGATGAATTTGGTACCAATAAAGACAAAACCAAACTTCGGGTAGCTACCGTGAAGTATCAGGACCCTGCTAATCAGCAAAACTACTACCGCTTTATTGAATACATTGACGGCAGAAAAGAAAAAAGCTTGTTTGTAGATGATGATGAGTTTACCAATGGCCAAACCGTAAACAGTCGCCTTAATTTTAATAATGATAATGATGATCCTGCAAGGGAAATCAGGACAGGCAAACATCTTATGATAGAGATGGAATGTATTGATGCTGCGGTTTACAAATACTTTTTTAGTTTAAATTCCAACTCAACAGGTAGTGGTAACAGCGCAGCCCCATCCAACCCAACCAGTAATATTACCGGTGGTGCCCTGGGTTATTTCAGCGCTTATCCTATAACACGTAAAACCATAACGGTACCGGCTAATTAA
- a CDS encoding TonB-dependent receptor, whose amino-acid sequence MFGNLRAFAQLPLDKTVTIKLNNVPLRQALDKITAATGVRFTYNEAVAASSIKLSINAKAQSLKQVLDAALANYPYSYSQLDQDILIRYDATKLKKSVAEPAAKPAAEKFTISGTVTSKQSGETIIGASIRLLDGAQGTSTNGYGFYSITLPAGDHQLLISAIGQKSLIVQVSLTSDQRLNITMDDNAQELQTVTITATQKGARDLKSPQMGVEKLNIKEINDVPVLLGEHDVMKTIQLFPGIKSAGEGSGGFYVRGGATDQNLLMLDEATVYNAYHLLGFFSTFNSDAIKNVSIYKGDMPAQYGGRLSSVIDVKMNDGNNQKFGVSGGVGMIAARLNIEGPIQKGKSSFLISARRTYADAFLKLSKDTVVKNSKLYFYDVNAKANLVLGDKDRLYISGYLGKDVLSANNVNGINWGNTTATLRWNHIFNSRFFSNTSFIYSNYDYEIKVKQDVNTYGITSRIKDWNFKEDMQYDIGSDHSLSFGVNSVYHTIKPGEISATGNSGFISQKLETRYAWDNAAYVSDTWKATDRFTLTYGLRLSAFSIIGPGTYYDVNADGGITNSTHYNSGQIVKTYVNPEPRVAAAFQLNDISSVKASYARNAQNLHLVSNSTAGSPTDKWLASTNIIKPELADQFSVGYYRDLAEHKYEFTFETYYKKLQNQLDYRNDANIFTNQPIETQLLYGKGRAYGAEFLLRKKTGRLTGWISYTLSKSERLIDGINNDQWYNARQDRTHDLAIVGIYKLNEKWTLSANFVLYTGDAVTYPSGKYLIDGATYYYYTNRNASRLPTYNRLDLGATKQLKKTKKYSSEINFSLYNAYGNRNAYRIFFRDNKTDPNKTEAVRTTLFTYVPSITYNFKF is encoded by the coding sequence ATGTTTGGCAACTTGCGGGCTTTTGCGCAATTGCCGCTTGATAAAACCGTCACTATCAAATTAAATAATGTACCGCTACGGCAAGCTCTTGATAAGATAACCGCCGCTACCGGTGTGCGCTTTACCTACAATGAAGCTGTAGCGGCCAGTAGCATCAAATTAAGCATTAATGCAAAGGCGCAAAGCCTGAAACAGGTACTTGATGCCGCGCTGGCCAATTATCCCTATAGTTATTCTCAACTGGATCAGGATATACTGATCCGCTATGATGCGACAAAGCTAAAAAAGTCGGTCGCCGAACCGGCGGCAAAACCGGCAGCAGAAAAGTTCACCATCAGCGGAACAGTGACATCAAAACAGTCTGGGGAAACGATAATAGGAGCCAGTATACGGCTGCTAGATGGCGCTCAGGGAACTTCAACCAATGGTTATGGATTTTACTCGATCACACTACCGGCCGGTGATCATCAGTTGCTGATCAGCGCTATCGGGCAAAAAAGCCTGATTGTACAGGTTTCGCTAACAAGCGATCAAAGGTTGAACATTACGATGGACGATAACGCACAGGAGCTGCAAACCGTAACTATAACAGCCACGCAGAAAGGCGCCCGTGATTTAAAAAGCCCGCAAATGGGAGTCGAAAAACTGAACATCAAAGAAATAAATGATGTACCCGTATTGTTGGGGGAGCACGATGTGATGAAAACCATACAGCTGTTCCCCGGTATTAAATCGGCGGGGGAGGGTAGTGGAGGCTTTTATGTGCGCGGTGGCGCCACCGATCAAAACCTGCTGATGCTGGACGAAGCTACCGTATACAATGCCTATCACCTTTTAGGTTTCTTCTCTACCTTTAACTCTGATGCTATTAAAAACGTTAGTATTTATAAGGGCGATATGCCCGCGCAATATGGCGGCAGGCTATCATCAGTAATAGATGTGAAAATGAACGACGGTAACAACCAAAAATTTGGTGTAAGCGGCGGTGTGGGTATGATAGCAGCGCGTCTGAATATCGAAGGCCCTATTCAAAAGGGTAAATCATCCTTCCTGATATCGGCTCGGCGTACTTATGCCGATGCTTTTTTAAAACTGTCAAAAGATACGGTAGTTAAAAACAGCAAGCTTTATTTTTATGACGTTAATGCTAAGGCCAATTTGGTTTTAGGCGATAAGGACAGGCTCTATATTTCGGGATATTTGGGTAAGGACGTGCTTTCGGCTAATAATGTGAATGGTATTAACTGGGGTAACACCACCGCAACCCTGCGTTGGAATCACATTTTTAACAGTCGTTTTTTTTCTAATACCTCTTTCATCTACAGTAATTACGATTATGAGATCAAAGTAAAACAGGATGTAAATACCTATGGCATTACATCGCGTATTAAAGACTGGAACTTTAAGGAAGATATGCAATATGATATCGGTTCTGATCATTCCTTAAGTTTTGGCGTCAACAGCGTTTATCATACCATTAAACCCGGCGAGATATCGGCTACCGGTAACTCAGGTTTTATATCACAAAAATTAGAAACCCGCTATGCCTGGGATAATGCAGCTTATGTAAGCGATACCTGGAAAGCAACTGATCGTTTTACGCTTACTTATGGTTTACGGCTGTCTGCTTTTTCTATTATAGGTCCGGGTACTTACTATGATGTGAATGCCGATGGCGGGATAACCAATTCGACACATTACAACTCCGGGCAGATAGTTAAAACTTATGTAAACCCCGAGCCTCGCGTTGCCGCTGCTTTTCAGCTCAATGATATCAGTTCTGTAAAGGCATCTTATGCCCGTAACGCGCAAAACCTGCACCTGGTAAGCAACTCAACAGCAGGTTCACCAACCGATAAATGGTTAGCCAGCACCAATATCATCAAGCCGGAACTGGCCGATCAGTTTTCTGTAGGCTACTACCGCGACCTGGCCGAGCATAAATATGAGTTTACCTTTGAAACCTATTATAAAAAGCTGCAAAATCAGCTGGATTACCGTAACGATGCCAATATTTTTACCAATCAGCCTATTGAAACGCAATTGCTGTATGGAAAAGGACGAGCCTATGGCGCTGAGTTTTTGCTGCGGAAAAAAACAGGCCGTTTAACCGGCTGGATAAGCTATACACTATCTAAATCAGAACGCTTGATTGATGGTATCAATAATGATCAATGGTATAATGCCCGCCAGGACCGTACGCATGACCTGGCCATAGTAGGTATTTATAAGCTGAATGAAAAGTGGACACTATCGGCCAATTTTGTACTCTACACCGGCGACGCGGTTACCTATCCAAGCGGCAAATACCTGATAGATGGGGCAACCTATTATTACTATACCAATCGTAACGCTTCTAGGCTTCCAACTTATAACCGGCTCGATTTGGGCGCTACCAAACAGCTTAAGAAAACCAAAAAGTACAGTTCGGAGATTAACTTTAGTTTGTATAACGCCTACGGTAACCGTAATGCGTACCGTATATTTTTCAGAGATAACAAAACAGATCCTAATAAAACAGAGGCCGTACGCACCACATTATTTACCTATGTACCTTCTATTACTTATAACTTTAAATTTTAA
- a CDS encoding FecR family protein, which yields MDSNSFNPDELAHKWLTDKLTPDEKLRFEQWYADFNDEELLISNSQYTSAEQIRENILSQINFKIDENQTPKVKVYKLWRNLAAAAAVVLAIGVAVLYRAPILNLVDPVKQLTLTTNPGEYRQIYLPDGTHIWLSPATSISYPEKFRDKLRNVSIKGEAYFEVKHDTDHPFVIQSGAVKTVVLGTSFDIQAYAYAKSIDVTVVSGKVGVSANTSTRTAMLTANQRTVYQKATATLVKENYPNAAKFLDRRKGIFDFNGASLAEVIHDLEIQYGIRITLTPGLTSKAFYGRLETTYPISYTLDKLSTVMELRWEKQNGTYLLHP from the coding sequence ATGGATAGTAATAGCTTTAACCCTGACGAGCTGGCCCATAAATGGCTGACAGACAAACTTACACCCGACGAAAAGCTGCGGTTTGAGCAGTGGTATGCCGATTTTAATGATGAAGAACTATTGATCTCCAATAGCCAATACACCTCCGCCGAACAGATCAGAGAAAATATATTAAGCCAGATTAACTTCAAAATAGATGAAAATCAGACACCTAAAGTAAAAGTATATAAGCTGTGGCGGAATTTAGCCGCTGCGGCAGCTGTTGTTTTAGCAATAGGGGTTGCGGTACTTTACAGGGCACCGATACTTAACCTGGTTGATCCGGTAAAACAGCTGACATTGACCACCAATCCGGGAGAATACAGGCAGATATACCTGCCCGATGGTACCCACATTTGGCTTAGCCCGGCAACCAGCATCAGTTATCCTGAAAAATTCAGGGATAAATTGCGTAATGTAAGTATTAAAGGCGAGGCCTATTTTGAAGTTAAACACGATACCGATCATCCTTTTGTGATACAATCGGGAGCTGTAAAAACGGTTGTATTAGGTACTAGTTTTGATATTCAGGCTTATGCGTACGCTAAATCTATCGATGTTACGGTGGTCAGCGGTAAAGTAGGTGTATCTGCAAACACAAGTACCCGTACAGCCATGTTAACGGCCAACCAAAGAACAGTATATCAAAAAGCAACCGCTACCCTGGTAAAAGAAAACTATCCAAATGCAGCAAAATTTCTTGACAGGCGTAAAGGAATTTTTGATTTCAACGGGGCATCATTGGCCGAGGTTATCCATGATCTCGAAATACAATATGGCATCCGCATAACATTAACGCCCGGCTTAACATCAAAGGCCTTTTATGGTCGCTTAGAAACTACTTATCCCATTAGCTATACGCTTGATAAGCTCAGCACGGTTATGGAACTGCGTTGGGAAAAACAAAACGGAACATACCTGCTTCACCCTTAA
- a CDS encoding helix-turn-helix transcriptional regulator has translation MKATEDAQSLLQFINKIGYDIGEKTAQNLDIKYHKSFDFLPELAMFIASYVVKRTFTRQTTAPRFIKDSICFFFVNMFDHGEQASGKVRPKMQNEMSYVHVFPFTHSHQSLFKKNAHIKIAAVVISADYLKSFLGDDISDFQFLFDSDNNFLIEEIMTDDILRTVNDIVKKEEPGTLKSYHYKLKVMELLFYFFQSLGKREKSVHQKLNERDIKAIYKVRDKIISSLNKPSTIVELKQIAGMNELKMRKLFTQVFGMGIYDYYQHLRMKEAARLLRDEKLSVSEVGYQMGFENLSHFTRVFEKHIGKKPKKYSSELA, from the coding sequence ATGAAAGCGACAGAAGATGCACAAAGCCTCCTTCAGTTTATAAATAAAATCGGCTATGATATTGGGGAAAAAACAGCGCAGAATCTGGATATAAAATATCATAAGAGCTTCGATTTTTTACCTGAGCTAGCTATGTTCATTGCTTCATATGTAGTAAAGAGAACTTTCACACGCCAAACAACTGCCCCCAGGTTTATTAAAGACAGTATTTGCTTTTTTTTCGTCAATATGTTTGATCACGGCGAACAGGCAAGCGGGAAAGTAAGACCTAAGATGCAGAACGAAATGTCATATGTGCATGTGTTTCCATTTACACACTCGCACCAAAGTCTTTTCAAAAAAAATGCGCATATAAAAATTGCTGCTGTGGTTATCAGTGCCGATTATCTGAAAAGTTTTTTAGGCGATGATATTTCGGATTTTCAATTTCTGTTTGACAGCGACAATAATTTTTTGATTGAAGAAATTATGACCGACGACATTTTGCGCACTGTGAATGATATCGTTAAAAAGGAAGAGCCGGGCACACTCAAAAGCTATCATTACAAATTGAAAGTAATGGAGCTGCTGTTTTACTTTTTTCAAAGTTTGGGAAAACGTGAAAAATCTGTTCATCAAAAACTAAACGAAAGAGATATAAAAGCCATTTACAAAGTGCGCGATAAAATTATCTCGTCATTGAACAAGCCAAGCACCATTGTGGAGTTAAAACAGATTGCAGGCATGAACGAATTAAAAATGCGCAAACTTTTTACGCAAGTTTTCGGAATGGGAATTTATGACTACTACCAGCACCTGCGCATGAAAGAAGCTGCAAGACTTTTACGTGATGAAAAACTATCAGTATCGGAAGTAGGCTATCAGATGGGCTTTGAAAACTTAAGCCATTTTACAAGAGTATTTGAAAAACACATCGGCAAAAAGCCCAAAAAGTACAGTAGCGAACTGGCATAA
- a CDS encoding FAD-dependent monooxygenase: MKKQALISGASIAGLTLAYWLNRYGYQVTIIEITKGLRKGGSPIDVRGEALKVAEQMGILEKIKAKEFIHTDEIVNAQNETLVNFAINAQAEYLGDIEIHRDDLVDILFENIPANEVEFLFENRIEKLTQHEDKVEVTFKDGESRNFDFVFGADGTHSVVRKLVFGDEENYSRFFGAYFAFVEAPNIKPNKPNSGVMYQEPGKMAALYPFKNTVNALLVFRSPKLDWDYRNTEQHKQILKDNFKNNSWKIPEILDTMLHSDNLYFDEVCQIHMPTWSKGPVALVGDAAHTTSFPTGMGTSLAMQGASILAQELHVSDGDYQSAFSKYYESYKPFVESIQARIVRGLNFSVPETAEGIQEAVKRFKQEA, from the coding sequence ATGAAAAAACAAGCTTTGATATCAGGAGCAAGCATTGCCGGATTAACGTTAGCATATTGGTTAAACAGGTACGGCTACCAGGTAACCATAATTGAAATTACAAAAGGACTAAGAAAAGGAGGTTCGCCTATTGACGTAAGAGGCGAAGCTTTAAAAGTGGCGGAACAAATGGGCATATTGGAAAAAATTAAAGCGAAGGAATTTATACACACTGATGAAATTGTAAACGCCCAAAACGAAACACTGGTTAATTTTGCAATAAATGCTCAAGCCGAGTATCTGGGTGATATTGAAATTCACCGGGATGATTTGGTAGATATACTTTTTGAAAACATCCCAGCAAATGAAGTTGAATTTCTTTTTGAAAACAGGATTGAAAAACTGACCCAGCATGAAGACAAAGTTGAAGTAACTTTCAAAGACGGTGAGAGCAGGAACTTTGATTTTGTTTTTGGTGCAGACGGTACGCACTCTGTTGTAAGAAAGCTTGTTTTCGGCGATGAAGAAAATTATTCCAGATTCTTTGGTGCTTACTTTGCCTTTGTTGAAGCACCAAATATAAAACCTAATAAGCCAAATTCAGGAGTAATGTACCAGGAACCGGGTAAAATGGCCGCGCTTTATCCGTTTAAGAATACAGTGAATGCTTTGCTTGTTTTCAGGTCGCCCAAACTAGATTGGGATTACAGGAATACTGAGCAACACAAACAAATTTTGAAAGACAATTTTAAAAATAACTCCTGGAAGATACCTGAAATTCTAGATACGATGCTTCATTCAGATAACTTATATTTTGATGAAGTTTGCCAGATTCACATGCCAACCTGGTCAAAAGGACCTGTTGCCCTGGTTGGCGACGCGGCACATACAACAAGTTTTCCTACAGGAATGGGCACAAGTTTGGCCATGCAGGGCGCAAGCATTTTAGCGCAGGAACTTCACGTGTCAGACGGAGATTACCAATCGGCATTTTCAAAATACTATGAATCTTACAAGCCATTTGTGGAAAGTATTCAGGCAAGAATTGTACGTGGGTTAAACTTTTCAGTTCCCGAAACAGCAGAAGGCATTCAGGAAGCCGTTAAACGATTTAAGCAAGAGGCGTGA
- a CDS encoding RNA polymerase sigma-70 factor — MERYQPETATDSQLLELIRKDDRVAFTELYNRYWDKLFTVAMHRLNDEHEAEEVVQEVFLSVWQRRSTIELTHSLNTYLSVAVKYRIINHLDKQFRKKQHIDHLTIHAPRELDSTSQWLSEKELRTQLEQSISRLPEKCRIVFLLSREQNKTNAEIAAELNIAEKTVEAHMTKALSTLRQTLNITIPLLLYLLEK; from the coding sequence ATGGAGCGCTACCAACCGGAAACAGCAACAGATAGCCAGTTATTGGAATTGATCCGCAAGGATGACAGGGTAGCCTTTACCGAATTATATAACCGTTATTGGGATAAGCTATTCACGGTAGCTATGCACAGGTTAAATGATGAGCATGAAGCCGAAGAAGTTGTACAGGAGGTTTTTTTAAGTGTTTGGCAAAGGCGTTCGACTATAGAACTTACGCATAGTTTAAATACCTATTTATCGGTTGCCGTTAAGTACCGTATCATCAATCATCTGGATAAACAGTTTCGTAAAAAGCAGCATATAGATCACCTGACCATTCATGCGCCGCGTGAACTGGATAGTACCAGCCAATGGTTATCTGAAAAAGAACTCCGTACGCAGCTTGAACAAAGTATCAGCCGTCTGCCCGAAAAGTGCCGGATAGTTTTTTTGCTGAGTCGTGAACAGAATAAAACAAACGCCGAAATTGCTGCCGAACTCAATATTGCCGAAAAAACGGTAGAAGCCCATATGACCAAGGCCCTAAGCACGCTCAGGCAAACACTAAATATCACCATCCCGCTGCTGCTTTACCTACTCGAAAAATAA